The DNA sequence CCTTTAATTCAAGAAAGTCAACACACCAAGCAGCCAATATGAAACCTATGGTTCCCCATACCCTTATCGGGGGAAAATGTTTGATGGTGTCTAACCCATTTTTTTCAAGAACGTGAAATGAAATGGAATTGTTCAGGGCCAATGTCGGCATATAGGCAAGTGAAATCAAAAACATGATGAAATAGAACGTATTGAAATCAGAAATCTCAGTCAACACCATGAACAACACCGCCATTATGATAAGACTTATCGCCAATAGTCTTTCTGCCCTGATCCATTTATCGGCCACGACCCCGACTATGGCAGGCATGAACAACGATACAATGCCCATCGTGGCAAAAATGGAACCGATTTGAACACCACTAAAGCCCAATGTTGATGACATGTAGGTGCCAGCGGAAATCAACCATGAACCCCAAATAAAAAATTCGAGGAAGTTTAGCACTGTTAATCGAAATTTGATGCCCATGGCTTTAAATTTTGTTGGAAAGGTATTGGTTATAATACGTTTTGATTCGTTGTGCCACTTGATCGGCCGTAAACCCAAATGCTTCATCAAGTACTTCTGCAGGCGCCGAATGACCAAAATGCTCTAGGCCAAATACACTTCCATTTGGCCCAACAATCGATTCAAGGTTTAATGTCAGACCTGCCGTTAGACCGAAAATTGGGGCCTGTGAAGGAAGAATTCTAGCCCGATACTCTTCAGATTGTTCCCTAAAAAGGCCTTCTGAAATAATGGAGACAATGTTTGCCCTTATATTTTCAGATGCCTCCAATATGGAAGAGGCCTGGAGCAGGGTACTTACTTCAGAACCATTAGCGACCAAAATAATGTCTGGCTTTTCCGTTTCCTTGACCAAATACGCTCCCTTTCTGGCCATGGCAGCATTCTTGTGCCCATGCATTACGTCTTTTATCGACTGTCTTGAAAGAATCAATCCGGTTGGCGTTGATTTGTTTTCCAACGCCATCTGCCAAGCGATAGTAGTTTCAGAAGAATCTGCTGGCCTTAACACCAACATGCTTGCCTTACCTGAATGGTTTTTAAGTTTTTCCATCAGGCGAATTTGGGTCTCTTGCTCAATCGGTTGATGTGTAGGACCATCTTCCCCGACACGAAAACTGTCATGTGTCCATATATAAATTATCGGCAATTCTTGAATTGCGGATAACCTTATGGCCGGTTTCATATAATCTGAAAAGACGAAGAACGTTGCCACAACAGGTAGTATGCCCCCATGAATAGCCATTCCGTTCGCAAGAGCTGCCATGGTCAGCTCAGAAACTCCGGCTTGCAAAAAAGCACCGGAAAAATCACCCTTTCGTAAAACCGAGGAATTTTTTAAAAATCCATCTGTCTTGTCACTGTTGGATAAATCGGCAGAGGCCACTATCATATTCTCAACCTTGGTCGCCAAATACCCCAGAACGTTCCCAGAAGCCTCTCTGGTAGACAGATTAAGTTTGTGCTCAATGGTACCGAAGTCTAATGTTGGCAATTCATTCTTCAAAAAACCGTCCATCTTTCTGGCAAGTGTTTTATAGGCCCTGCGCCAACTTGCAATTTTCTTGTTTTTCTTGTAAGAATTGGCAATCTTATTTGCTAGAATTTTGTTGTAATACCTTAAAACGTCTCGATTTATTTCAAAGGGACTATCTGGATTTACCCCTAAGCTCAAAAGTGTATTTTTCAGGTCAGCTTTCGTATTGCCAATAGGCTTGCCATGTAGTTCACACATGCCCTCGTATGGAGCCCCATTTGCATCAACACAACCTTTTCCAATCCTCGTCTTGCCAATGATAAGAACTGGCTTCTCCATTTCTTTGTTCGCATAGGTCAAAACCTTACGTATACCCTCATGATCATGACCATCGATTTGGTATACCTGCCATCCCCAAGCCTCATACTTTTTTGCGGTGTCTTCTGAGCTTACCTCATCGGTACCACTTGACAACTGTATATCATTTGAGTCATAAAACATTATAAAATTGTTCAGCCCCAAATGCCCTGCTATACGACCGGCTCCCTGTGAAATCTCTTCCTGAATGCCACCGTCAGAAATAAATGCATAGATTTTATGGTCGAAAATGCCGGTAAACCGACTATTCAAAAATTTAGCTGCGATGGCTGCCCCGACTCCCATAAC is a window from the Muricauda sp. SCSIO 65647 genome containing:
- a CDS encoding transketolase family protein, with translation MQSNNTVTSIDKMAADTIRALVIAMIEKANSGHPGGPMGAADFMHILYSEFIQYDPMDMEWPFRDRFFMDAGHLSALMYAQGYLLGNYSVDDLKKFRQLGSLTPGHPEIDVKRGIENTSGPLGQGHVMGVGAAIAAKFLNSRFTGIFDHKIYAFISDGGIQEEISQGAGRIAGHLGLNNFIMFYDSNDIQLSSGTDEVSSEDTAKKYEAWGWQVYQIDGHDHEGIRKVLTYANKEMEKPVLIIGKTRIGKGCVDANGAPYEGMCELHGKPIGNTKADLKNTLLSLGVNPDSPFEINRDVLRYYNKILANKIANSYKKNKKIASWRRAYKTLARKMDGFLKNELPTLDFGTIEHKLNLSTREASGNVLGYLATKVENMIVASADLSNSDKTDGFLKNSSVLRKGDFSGAFLQAGVSELTMAALANGMAIHGGILPVVATFFVFSDYMKPAIRLSAIQELPIIYIWTHDSFRVGEDGPTHQPIEQETQIRLMEKLKNHSGKASMLVLRPADSSETTIAWQMALENKSTPTGLILSRQSIKDVMHGHKNAAMARKGAYLVKETEKPDIILVANGSEVSTLLQASSILEASENIRANIVSIISEGLFREQSEEYRARILPSQAPIFGLTAGLTLNLESIVGPNGSVFGLEHFGHSAPAEVLDEAFGFTADQVAQRIKTYYNQYLSNKI